The Chlamydiales bacterium genome has a segment encoding these proteins:
- the dnaB gene encoding replicative DNA helicase, whose protein sequence is MKVAPHSKESEMMVLGCMLTSVNSLNIAADALDENDFYFPEHKVIFQVLKTAYRNDRPADVHIVCEELKRLDQLTTVGGVSYITTLAQYVGTSAYIEEYVDMVRDKALLRRMIEAAQFVEKAALNDPDDVHNTLDTAQQKFFVISQSANPSAGVHIRDLLSGSKALSKTPYLKELQERQEQFQKKGPDEPGITGIPTHFIDLDTMVNGLSPSNLMILAARPAMGKTALALNICEHVCFKNNLPVGIFSLEMTADQLLHRMICSQAEVESDKIKKGALSGSEFQRIVGTVNAMQKSNMIIDDQPGLKITDLRARARRMKESQGIALLVVDYLQLLSGSGVTRSAENRQNEISEISRMLKNLARELNIPIICLSQLSRKVEERAGHRPMMSDLRESGSIEQDADIVMFLLRREYYDPYDKPGTAELIVAKNRHGGIGNINLTYRKELAQFANYSAVRAGSSGKEENDAAFAAFSPGED, encoded by the coding sequence ATGAAAGTTGCGCCTCATTCAAAAGAGTCGGAGATGATGGTTCTTGGCTGTATGCTCACGAGCGTAAATAGCCTGAACATCGCTGCCGATGCCCTAGATGAAAACGACTTCTACTTTCCAGAACACAAGGTCATCTTCCAGGTTTTGAAGACGGCCTACCGCAACGATAGACCCGCCGATGTGCATATCGTCTGCGAAGAGCTCAAGAGGCTGGATCAGCTCACAACAGTCGGCGGCGTCAGCTACATCACCACACTCGCACAGTATGTCGGCACCTCGGCCTACATCGAAGAGTATGTCGACATGGTGCGCGACAAGGCGCTCTTAAGACGCATGATCGAGGCGGCGCAATTCGTTGAGAAGGCCGCCCTAAACGACCCCGACGACGTCCACAACACTCTCGACACTGCGCAGCAGAAGTTCTTCGTCATTAGCCAGAGCGCAAACCCCTCTGCAGGCGTCCATATCCGCGACCTCCTCTCTGGATCGAAGGCCCTCTCCAAAACTCCCTATCTGAAAGAGCTGCAGGAGCGTCAGGAGCAGTTTCAGAAAAAGGGGCCCGATGAGCCGGGCATTACAGGCATCCCTACACACTTTATCGACCTCGACACGATGGTCAACGGCCTCTCCCCCTCCAACTTGATGATCCTCGCCGCGCGCCCTGCGATGGGAAAGACAGCGCTCGCGTTAAACATCTGCGAGCACGTCTGCTTTAAGAACAACCTACCTGTCGGGATCTTCTCGCTTGAGATGACAGCAGATCAGCTTTTACACCGCATGATCTGCTCTCAAGCTGAGGTCGAGTCTGACAAGATCAAGAAGGGAGCGCTTAGCGGCAGCGAGTTCCAGCGGATTGTCGGCACCGTGAATGCGATGCAGAAGTCTAACATGATCATCGACGATCAGCCGGGACTTAAGATCACAGATCTGCGCGCAAGAGCCCGCCGCATGAAAGAGAGCCAGGGCATCGCACTTCTCGTCGTCGACTACTTGCAGCTTCTCTCCGGTTCTGGAGTGACGCGCTCTGCTGAGAACAGACAGAATGAGATCTCCGAGATCTCGCGAATGCTTAAGAATTTAGCTCGAGAGCTGAACATCCCGATCATCTGCCTCTCTCAGCTGTCGCGTAAAGTGGAAGAGCGCGCAGGACACAGGCCGATGATGAGCGATTTAAGAGAGAGTGGATCGATCGAGCAGGATGCGGATATCGTGATGTTCCTTCTGCGCAGAGAGTATTACGACCCCTACGACAAGCCCGGCACAGCCGAGCTCATCGTCGCAAAAAACCGCCACGGCGGCATTGGAAATATCA